ACTTCGGGGGCGACTTCGTATGTCGCTGTGGCCGGTGCACTCATACACAATGCTCCTTGCTCGTTAGTTCCAGGGGGATGGATGGAGGATGGAACGACAGGGTACGAAACCTTACACTGTCCCAGCTGGCTTGCAAAGGCCCCAAACACGAGCACGGAGTCACTCATAACGCGGCGCATTGCAGCGTTACAGTTGCGTCATGGCGTCGCCGGGCGTCGGTTATCGCCACACTCCTCAATCACTTCAGTGCTGTGTTTTGAGCCCGTGAAAACGCTGAGACACGCTTGCAGGTCGGACGGGAGCGGGGAAGTGAACCGCATCGGTCGTCCCGACACCGGATGAACAAAGGCAAGCTGCGCGGCATGGAGAAACTGCCGTCCAAGGCCCATCACCGCCCGCCGCTGCGCTGCGTCACGCAGTTGCTGGTCGCGTCCCTGTCCGTATAACGGGTCGCCGATCACCGGATGCCGAATGTGCGCGCAATGCACGCGAATCTGGTGTGTCCGCCCAGTTTCAATTTGGACGTCAAGCAACGTAACCACGCCCAACCGTCGCAGGACGGTATAACGCGACCGCGCTGGTCGTCCGGCCGGGTCAACGGTCATTTTGAGACGGTTGTTGCGGTCGCGAGCAATGGGCGCGTCAATAACGCCCGCACCGACGACATCGCCGTGAACCAGCGCCACGTAACGTTTCTCCACGGTTCGCGCACGAAACTGTCCGGCCAAGTGTTCGAGCGCCGCGTCAGTTTTTGCCACAACTATGACGCCGGAAGTATCCCGGTCAAGGCGATGAACAATCCCCGGACGGAACGCCACGCCGCCCGGAAGCCGACCGCCAAAGTGAAATGCTAGCGCATTGGCGAGCGTCCCTCCGCCGACACCGGCCGCCGGGTGAACGACCTGACCGGCTGGCTTGTCAATCACGATGACAGCTTCGTCCTCAAATAAAATCGTCAGCGGCAAGTCCTCTGGCTGAAGGTCAGTCGTCACTGGCGCCGGAATGTCGGCGTCAATATCGTCGCCCGCCACAACCCGATAGCTGGCGCGCGCCAGGCGTCCATTGACTCGTACTTCGCCATCGGCGATAGCCCGCTGAATGCGGGACCGACTAACATTCAGCCGTTCGGCCAGAAACACGTCGAGCCGCAGACCGGCCGCCGCCGGCGGAACCTGGAGTGCGTCGGTGTCAAGCGCAGCGCGGTTGTCCATCGAGCAACTTACAGACTTGCGCCTGGCAGCAGGGCCGTAATCGCCTGAAACGTCTTGGTCAACCACTCGCCAAGTTGTTCCGTGGGGAGGTCGTTGCCGTACGACAGATAATAAACCGTACCGTTGGGCGTCGGCTTACACTCGCCGCCGAGGCTTTTGGTGCGTTCCTCCCGCAGTAGTGGGGATTCGGCGATTTCGTACAAATCCACCGAGGTAATCAGGTCATAGACCGGCTTGCGCCGCAAGATGATGACCACGGGGAACGTCCGCGCCATGCCCAACGAGCGAAAAGCAAGGTCATAACGGTGCATCAGGTAGTCTTCTTGATTGCTGTGTTCTTCCGTGACCTTGACCTTCCTCGGATCCAGTCCCTGCACAAACTGCTGGATGATCTTTTTGCGCTCATTGAACAGCTTGAAATACTGCACCGCCGTCAACCGTTTGACGGTCGGCGATGGCGGCGGAACGAGCGACGGCACGGCCGAGGGCGTCAGGTTGCGCCCCGGAGGATTAGACAGCGCAGGTTCATTTTTGGTCGGCGCCGGCAGGCGAGTACTGCTTTTTTCGCCCAAATCAAGAATGAACCCGACATCATCATTAGGTGCCGACGCCGGCGGCGACGGGAGACGCGGGCTAACCGCGCCAGCCGGTCCTGGTGAAACCACGGTCGCCGAAGGGTCGAAGCGTGATGTCGCCGGGGACGACACGACCGTTGTCACCGGCGACAGCCCCTCTTGGGAGGCGCCGGATGTCACCGTAG
The Chloracidobacterium sp. DNA segment above includes these coding regions:
- a CDS encoding RluA family pseudouridine synthase — its product is MDNRAALDTDALQVPPAAAGLRLDVFLAERLNVSRSRIQRAIADGEVRVNGRLARASYRVVAGDDIDADIPAPVTTDLQPEDLPLTILFEDEAVIVIDKPAGQVVHPAAGVGGGTLANALAFHFGGRLPGGVAFRPGIVHRLDRDTSGVIVVAKTDAALEHLAGQFRARTVEKRYVALVHGDVVGAGVIDAPIARDRNNRLKMTVDPAGRPARSRYTVLRRLGVVTLLDVQIETGRTHQIRVHCAHIRHPVIGDPLYGQGRDQQLRDAAQRRAVMGLGRQFLHAAQLAFVHPVSGRPMRFTSPLPSDLQACLSVFTGSKHSTEVIEECGDNRRPATP